Part of the Buchnera aphidicola (Muscaphis stroyani) genome is shown below.
TCTAAAATGGACATGAAAGATAATCAAAAAAGGTTGGGATGGATGGGTACTATGGATGTTAATTCCATCAAAAATAAAGTTGCTTCTTCAATAGTTGCAATATCTTCAGTACATCTTTTGCGTCTTTTTATGGAAGCTGAAAAAATATTAGATAATAAAATTATGCTTTGTGTTATTATTCATTTAACTTTTGTTTTATCTGCATTCGGTATGGCGTATATTGATAAAATGAGTAAAAAAAAGCAAACTATTCATTAAAAAATATTTAAATATCTAGAAATTATTAAAAAAAGTAAACTATTTGAAATATTTTAAAATAAATGTTAAAATTGATTAATTTTACTTTCAATTTTAAAAATCTGTTTTTTATTTAATTAAGTGTATTAGTTAGTGTCTAGAAAAAATTATATACATAATCCAAAACCAGTTTTTATTCCACCAAAAAATAATAAAAAAAGATCTACTTTTATATGCTATGCAATGAAAAAAGCATCTGAAACAGATGTAGCAAGAAGTATATTAAATCATACTTTACTACCTATAGACCCTAAAACTGGAAATATTA
Proteins encoded:
- a CDS encoding TIGR00645 family protein, whose protein sequence is MEKIIEKTIYASRWLMFPVYVGLSFGFILLTLKFFQQIIFVLPDILAMSESGLVLVVLSLIDIALVGGLLVMVMFSGYENFISKMDMKDNQKRLGWMGTMDVNSIKNKVASSIVAISSVHLLRLFMEAEKILDNKIMLCVIIHLTFVLSAFGMAYIDKMSKKKQTIH